One Hippoglossus stenolepis isolate QCI-W04-F060 chromosome 9, HSTE1.2, whole genome shotgun sequence genomic region harbors:
- the LOC124852490 gene encoding G-protein coupled receptor 183-like has protein sequence MLLSNLTPPVTGAVLRLSVDFNSPVDYLIFIFQILFATAAVLLAGPVVISILCTRALRLQNRFIFMLNTSICDTLVGLSVYYLGLFDVQEGFPSRNGTYHVLPSLLGVNIMTFLFAQFDRYFAVCHPFAYTRFVTRGVIISTNVYCWFHVFVLLLIQNFLPLSKAVQMYVFGIVSLQVIVLTKVVMTIKLYVIARYQLEKDPPSAERENNKESLRIIIFVVISFLVLWCPSFVNIVLRLIVGRGLVFRNEATNLFAIMARLNAVCTPAVYLWGSPALREATVRTVWGRVCPRCRRR, from the coding sequence ATGCTCCTCTCCAACCTCACACCCCCCGTGACAGGAGCGGTGCTTCGTCTCTCTGTGGACTTTAACAGTCCTGTCGATTACCTCATCTTTATCTTTCAGATCTTATTCGCCACGGCCGCGGTTCTTTTAGCTGGGCCGGTGGTCATCAGCATTTTGTGCACCAGAGCGCTGCGGCTGCAGAACAGGTTCATTTTCATGCTGAACACCAGCATCTGTGACACGCTGGTGGGGCTGTCAGTGTACTACCTGGGTCTGTTCGATGTGCAGGAGGGCTTCCCGTCCAGAAACGGGACTTATCACGTGTTACCGTCCCTGCTCGGGGTGAACATTATGACCTTTTTATTCGCGCAGTTCGATCGATATTTTGCCGTGTGCCACCCCTTCGCGTACACGCGCTTTGTCACCCGGGGTGTGATCATCTCCACAAACGTGTACTGCTGGTTCCACGTCTTCGTGCTGCTGCTCATTCAAAATTTCCTGCCTCTCTCCAAAGCTGTGCAGATGTACGTCTTCGGCATCGTCAGCTTGCAGGTCATCGTGCTCACCAAGGTGGTCATGACCATCAAACTGTACGTGATAGCCAGGTACCAGCTGGAGAAAGACCCCCCCAgcgcagagagagaaaacaacaaggaGTCTCTGAGAATCATCATCTTTGTTGTCATTAGCTTCTTGGTGTTGTGGTGCCCCTCCTTTGTCAACATCGTGCTCAGACTGATAGTGGGGCGAGGGCTCGTGTTTAGGAACGAGGCCACCAATCTGTTCGCCATCATGGCCCGTCTGAACGCCGTGTGCACACCGGCCGTGTACCTGTGGGGGAGCCCGGCTCTGAGGGAGGCCACGGTGCGGACGGTGTGGGGCAGAGTGTGTCCTCGATGCAGGAGGAGGTAA
- the LOC118115661 gene encoding protease-associated domain-containing protein 1, translated as MAAVLRTAAVVLYLWSVFSRTSGLGVNELLYFRVISPEEIGYIFSAAPAKDFGGDFTSSYDEIFLVPADPADGCSDLKDRDIIQGQVILVERGGCSFVQKARYVEEAGGKAVLIADNAADNDSQFLDMITDGTTAKPSIPALFVLGRDGMMIRRTLKRQELPWAVISIPVNVSSLASFPLKQPPWTLW; from the exons ATGGCAGCGGTTCTCCGGACAGCAGCTGTCGTGTTGTACCTGTGGAGCGTCTTCAGCCGCACGTCAG gtcTCGGAGTCAATGAACTGTTGTACTTCCGGGTCATCAGTCCAGAGGAGATCGGCTACATCTTCAGTGCTGCACCCGCTAAAGACTTCGGAGGAGATTTT ACTTCATCCTACGATGAGATTTTCCTGGTGCCTGCAGACCCGGCGGATGGCTGCTCAGACCTGAAGGACAGAGATATCATTCAGGGACAAGTGATCCTGGTGGAAAGAGG TGGTTGCTCCTTTGTACAAAAGGCCCGTTATGTGGAGGAAGCCGGAGGCAAAGCTGTTCTCATAGCTGATAATGCAGCGGACAACGACAGTCAGTTCCTCGATATGATCACTGATGGGACCACGGCCAAACCAAGCattcctgctctgtttgtgcTGGGACGTGATGG AATGATGATCAGACGAACTCTTAAGAGACAAGAGCTGCCGTGGGCTGTCATTTCCATCCCTGTCAACGTTTCTTCTTTGGCCTCATTCCCTCTGAAGCAGCCACCATGGACACTGTGGTAG
- the si:dkey-88e18.2 gene encoding interleukin-12 subunit beta: MMTLSLWKFGLLLISLIGANGLMPFPENFVVAKLNDAVTLTCRTNIDGAVTWKFDGEVLVDFKYNIKQDGQNLHVTDVDTPWLGEYSCWRGGEMLSLTHLLLEAEDEEELAQFDSLITCLAKSYHCNFSCTLKESAFTAVRVGLGHDCTDGGKLCHWINSSDQNQDGGFQFEVSHSLSPYAEESTKLELTAEAIVDLYVFRTTRRFYLRDIVQPDSPQIGTCQELEQDLNVTIEPPSSWSMPHSFFGLEHEIEYVLKDDGKPARSLSSLVPKSISKLRVRSRDSLVLSTWSEWTPWKNVRTGEENLCKCRNTVKYCCPELPPGFLERCKKKRKKKNNNKVVRHLKDMLNENAHCCSDHSGAKTHHTL, from the exons ATG aTGACTTTGTCTCTGTGGAAATTCGGACTTCTGCTCATCAGCCTCATAGGAGCCAATGGACTCATGCCCTTTCCAGAAAATT tTGTTGTGGCAAAATTGAACGACGCAGTCACGCTGACCTGCCGCACAAACATTGACGGAGCAGTCACGTGGAAGTTTGACGGGGAAGTGTTGGTGGATTTTAAGTATAATATCAAGCAGGACGGTCAAAATCTGCACGTGACAGATGTGGACACCCCCTGGCTGGGAGAGTACAgctgctggagaggaggagagatgttATCATTGACccacctgctgctggaggctgaggatgaagaggaattaG CTCAATTTGATTCCCTCATCACTTGTTTGGCAAAGTCTTATCACTGTAACTTCAGCTGTACCTTGAAAGAAAGTGCATTCACAGCAGTGCGCGTCGGACTGGGCCATGACTG CACTGACGGTGGGAAGTTGTGTCACTGGATCAACAGCAGTGATCAGAATCAGGACGGGGGATTCCAGTTTGAGGTGTCGCACTCCCTGTCACCCTACGCTGAGGAAAGCACCAAGCTTGAACTCACCGCTGAGGCCATTGTTGACCTCTATGTCTTCAGGACAACCAGGAGATTTTATCTCCGAGACATTG TTCAACCCGACAGTCCCCAGATTGGCACGTGTCAGGAGTTGGAGCAGGACCTGAACGTGACCATCGAGCCTCCATCCAGCTGGTCCATGCCTCACAGTTTCTTCGGTCTGGAGCATGAGATTGAATACGTGCTCAAAGATGATGGGAAG CCTGCGCGCTCTTTATCTTCCCTGGTACCGAAGAGCATCAGTAAGCTGAGGGTTCGCTCCAGAGACTCGCTGGTGCTCTCAACCTGGAGCGAGTGGACTCCTTGGAAAAAT GTGAGGACGGGGGAAGAGAACTTGTGCAAATGCAGAAACACAGTAAAATATTGCTGTCCAGAGTTGCCACCTGGGTTTTTGGAACGctgcaagaagaagaggaagaagaagaacaacaacaaagttgTCAGACATCTTAAAGACAtgttaaatgaaaatgcacattGCTGCTCGGATCATTCTGGTGCAAAAACACACCACACTTTGTAG
- the LOC118114657 gene encoding transcription factor BTF3, with product MKESIMNQEKLAKLQAQVRIGGKGSARRKKKVVHRTATADDKKLQFSLKKLGVNNISGIEEVNMFTNQGTVIHFNNPKVQASLAANTFTITGHAENKQLTEMLPAILNQMGADSLTSLRRLAETLPKPAGENKAPMVAAEEEDEDDEVPDLVENFDEASKNEAD from the exons ATGAAGGAGTCCATAATGAACCAAGAGAAACTCGCCAAACTGCAGGCGCAGGTCCGCATTGGCGGCAAG GGGTCGGCCCGCAGAAAGAAGAAGGTGGTGCACAGAACAGCTACAGCAGACGACAAGAAGCTGCAGTTCTCCCTCAAGAAACTAGGAGTCAACAACATCTCTGGCATTGAGGAG GTGAATATGTTCACAAACCAGGGGACGGTGATCCATTTCAACAACCCAAAGGTTCAGGCCTCCTTGGCTGCCAACACCTTCACGATCACAGGGCATGCTGAGAACAAGCAGCTCACAGAGATGCTCCCAGCAATCCTTAACCAGATGGGAGCTGACAGTCTCACCAGCCTCAGGAGATTAGCAGAGACCCTTCCCAAACCAG CTGGAGAAAACAAAGCCCCCATGGttgctgctgaggaggaggacgaggatgaTGAGGTTCCAG ATCTTGTTGAAAACTTTGACGAGGCTTCAAAGAACGAGGCGGACTAA